A part of Pararoseomonas sp. SCSIO 73927 genomic DNA contains:
- a CDS encoding aspartate kinase codes for MARIVMKFGGTSVADLDRIRNVATRVKREVEAGHEVSVVVSAMSGVTNQLVKWCSDLSPLHDAREYDTVVATGEQVTIGLLSIALQTIGVEARSWQGWQIPISTDGAHGKARVEEIDGSRLVAAMGRGQVPVIAGFQGIGPEERVATLGRGGSDLSAVAIAAAVKADRCDIYTDVDGIYTTDPRIVPRARKLQAVAYEEMLELASVGAKVLQTRSVELAMKQKVRVQVLSSFEDRPGSMVVDEDEIVEQPLVTGVAYSRDEAKVTLRRVPDKPGIAATVFGPLADANVNVDMIVQNLASDGTTDMTFTVGKADVPRAREVLEKERASIGYAEVLADPEVTKISIVGIGMRSHAGVAATMFKTLAEKGINIQVISTSEIKTSVLVGAEYTELAVRALHTAYGLDAPA; via the coding sequence ATGGCCCGCATCGTCATGAAGTTCGGCGGCACCTCCGTCGCCGACCTGGACCGCATCCGCAACGTCGCCACCCGCGTGAAGCGCGAGGTGGAGGCCGGCCACGAGGTGTCGGTCGTCGTCTCCGCCATGTCCGGCGTCACCAACCAGCTGGTGAAGTGGTGCTCCGACCTGTCGCCGCTGCACGACGCGCGGGAGTACGACACGGTGGTCGCCACCGGGGAGCAGGTGACCATCGGGCTGCTCTCCATCGCGCTGCAGACGATCGGCGTGGAGGCCCGCTCCTGGCAGGGCTGGCAGATCCCGATCAGCACGGACGGCGCGCACGGCAAGGCGCGGGTGGAGGAGATCGACGGCTCCCGCCTCGTCGCCGCCATGGGGCGCGGCCAGGTGCCGGTCATCGCGGGCTTCCAGGGCATCGGGCCGGAGGAGCGCGTGGCCACCCTCGGCCGCGGTGGGTCCGACCTCTCGGCGGTCGCGATCGCGGCGGCGGTGAAGGCCGACCGCTGCGACATCTACACGGACGTGGACGGCATCTACACGACCGATCCGCGCATCGTGCCGCGGGCGCGCAAGCTGCAGGCCGTGGCGTATGAGGAAATGCTGGAACTGGCCTCGGTCGGCGCGAAGGTGCTGCAGACCCGGTCGGTCGAACTGGCGATGAAGCAGAAGGTCCGGGTCCAGGTCCTCTCCTCCTTCGAGGACAGGCCGGGCTCGATGGTGGTGGACGAGGACGAGATCGTGGAACAGCCGCTGGTGACGGGTGTCGCCTATTCCCGTGACGAGGCGAAGGTCACGCTGCGCCGGGTGCCGGACAAGCCGGGCATCGCGGCCACGGTGTTCGGCCCGCTGGCGGACGCCAACGTGAACGTGGACATGATCGTGCAGAACCTGGCCTCGGACGGCACGACGGACATGACCTTCACCGTCGGCAAGGCCGACGTGCCGCGCGCCCGCGAGGTGCTTGAGAAGGAGCGCGCGAGCATCGGCTACGCCGAGGTGCTGGCCGACCCGGAGGTGACGAAGATCTCCATCGTCGGCATCGGCATGCGCAGCCATGCGGGCGTGGCGGCGACGATGTTCAAGACGCTGGCGGAGAAGGGGATCAACATCCAGGTCATCTCCACCAGCGAGATCAAGACGAGCGTGCTGGTCGGCGCCGAGTACACGGAGCTGGCGGTGCGCGCCCTGCACACCGCCTACGGGCTGGACGCCCCGGCCTGA
- the ubiG gene encoding bifunctional 2-polyprenyl-6-hydroxyphenol methylase/3-demethylubiquinol 3-O-methyltransferase UbiG yields the protein MQQGTVRASEVAKFDALAAEWWQPRGPMAPLHAMNPLRTGWIAERLAARHGRTGRDLSGLRVLDVGCGAGLASEALARFGAEVTGLDAAGAALAAARAHAEAGGLTIDYREGRPEDLSGTWDAVVSLEVIEHVEERARFLASLAGVTGPGGAVFLSTLNRTARSFLIAKLGAEYVLRLLPRGTHDWKMFVTPAELGAGLRQAGLRVADIAGMSFDPLSGRWRESRDLAVNYIAMAEKG from the coding sequence ATGCAGCAGGGCACCGTCCGGGCCAGCGAAGTGGCCAAGTTCGACGCCCTGGCGGCCGAGTGGTGGCAGCCGCGCGGCCCCATGGCCCCGCTGCACGCCATGAACCCCCTCCGCACCGGCTGGATCGCGGAGAGGCTGGCGGCCCGCCATGGCCGTACGGGGCGCGATCTCTCCGGCCTGCGCGTGCTGGACGTGGGCTGCGGCGCCGGGCTGGCAAGCGAGGCCCTGGCTAGGTTCGGCGCGGAGGTGACGGGGCTGGACGCGGCGGGCGCCGCCCTTGCCGCCGCCCGCGCCCATGCGGAGGCCGGCGGCCTCACCATCGACTACCGGGAGGGCCGGCCGGAGGACCTTTCCGGCACCTGGGACGCCGTGGTCTCGCTGGAAGTGATCGAGCACGTGGAGGAACGGGCCAGGTTCCTGGCCTCCCTGGCCGGGGTCACAGGCCCGGGCGGGGCGGTGTTCCTCTCCACCCTTAATCGCACGGCCCGGTCCTTCCTCATCGCGAAGCTCGGGGCGGAGTACGTGCTGCGGCTGCTGCCGCGCGGCACGCATGACTGGAAGATGTTCGTGACGCCGGCCGAACTGGGCGCCGGGCTCCGCCAGGCGGGGCTGCGCGTGGCCGACATTGCCGGGATGAGCTTCGATCCCCTCTCCGGCCGGTGGCGGGAGAGCCGGGACTTGGCGGTGAACTACATCGCCATGGCGGAGAAGGGCTGA
- a CDS encoding DUF1178 family protein, whose amino-acid sequence MIHYQLRCSQDHGFDGWFKDSAAFDKLAAAGMVDCPVCGDTRARRDLMAPAIAKLRAEPVPAASPAEPPPVPQERAATAGPMPAQLIALLQRMRAEVEKNCDHVGRDFAEEARKMHRGESERRGIYGDATPEEAEALADEGIEIGSIPWVPRADG is encoded by the coding sequence ATGATCCACTACCAGCTTCGCTGCAGCCAGGACCACGGCTTCGACGGGTGGTTCAAGGACAGTGCCGCCTTCGACAAGCTGGCCGCCGCCGGGATGGTCGATTGCCCGGTCTGTGGCGACACGCGGGCGCGGCGGGACCTGATGGCGCCCGCCATCGCCAAGCTGCGGGCGGAGCCCGTGCCCGCCGCATCCCCGGCCGAGCCGCCCCCCGTTCCCCAGGAGCGCGCGGCGACGGCCGGGCCGATGCCTGCCCAGCTCATCGCGCTGCTCCAGCGCATGCGGGCCGAGGTGGAGAAGAATTGCGACCATGTCGGGCGCGACTTCGCCGAGGAGGCGCGCAAGATGCACCGGGGCGAGAGCGAGCGCCGCGGCATCTACGGCGACGCGACGCCCGAGGAGGCCGAGGCCCTGGCCGATGAGGGCATCGAGATCGGCAGCATCCCCTGGGTGCCTCGGGCCGACGGGTAG
- the grxC gene encoding glutaredoxin 3: MPEIEIYTIPFCPYCDRAKALLTRKGASFQEIDAPGGSAARKTAIERSGGRTTVPQIFIGGQAIGGSDDLAALERAGKLDALLAA, translated from the coding sequence ATGCCCGAGATCGAGATCTACACCATCCCCTTCTGCCCCTATTGCGATCGCGCCAAGGCGCTGCTGACGCGCAAGGGGGCATCCTTCCAGGAGATCGACGCGCCGGGCGGCTCCGCCGCGCGCAAGACGGCGATCGAGCGCTCCGGCGGGCGCACCACCGTGCCGCAGATCTTCATCGGCGGGCAGGCGATCGGCGGCTCGGATGATCTGGCGGCGCTGGAGCGCGCCGGCAAGCTGGATGCCCTGCTCGCCGCCTGA
- a CDS encoding ComF family protein: MQALSGALRRGVTGLLDAVLPPQCLSCDEPVLEQGALCPACFGGLHLIVAPMCRVCGVPFEHDGIGEGGLCPACTARPPLFTRARAAFAYNDAVARLVLPLKHADRTELALPLARHMAAAGTALLDRAELLVPVPIHRRRLLARRYNQAALLAMRLGRIAGRPVLPDALRRVRPTPPLGSLSAEARRAALAGAVEALPRARPCLEGRRVLLVDDVLTSGATAEACAAALLKAGAAGVEVLAAARVADPRLSDRLASGKSVP, translated from the coding sequence ATGCAGGCCCTGTCGGGCGCGTTGCGCCGGGGTGTGACGGGGCTGCTGGACGCGGTCCTGCCGCCGCAATGCCTTTCCTGCGACGAGCCTGTGCTGGAGCAGGGGGCGCTCTGCCCCGCCTGCTTCGGCGGCCTGCACCTGATCGTCGCGCCGATGTGCCGGGTCTGCGGCGTGCCCTTCGAGCATGACGGCATCGGCGAGGGCGGGCTCTGCCCGGCCTGCACGGCCCGTCCGCCGCTGTTCACCCGGGCCCGCGCGGCCTTCGCCTACAACGACGCGGTGGCCCGGCTGGTGCTGCCCCTGAAACACGCGGACCGGACGGAGCTGGCCCTCCCGCTCGCCCGGCACATGGCCGCGGCCGGCACGGCGCTGCTGGACAGGGCGGAACTGCTGGTGCCCGTGCCGATCCACCGGCGGCGCCTCCTGGCCCGGCGCTACAACCAGGCAGCGCTGCTGGCCATGCGGCTGGGCCGGATCGCGGGACGTCCCGTGCTGCCGGACGCGCTGCGCCGTGTGCGGCCCACCCCGCCGCTCGGGAGCCTGAGTGCCGAGGCGCGGCGGGCGGCCCTGGCCGGGGCGGTGGAGGCCCTGCCCCGAGCCCGGCCGTGCCTGGAAGGCCGGCGGGTGCTGCTGGTGGACGACGTGCTGACCAGCGGCGCGACGGCCGAGGCCTGTGCCGCAGCGCTGCTGAAGGCCGGCGCGGCCGGGGTGGAGGTGCTGGCGGCGGCCCGTGTGGCCGACCCCCGCCTGTCGGATCGGCTCGCCTCCGGCAAGTCGGTGCCTTGA
- a CDS encoding methyltransferase domain-containing protein has translation MSGSPHLVFDRALLRRRRDRAAATQHRVAPVLEAAAERLLDRLDDTTRRFARALDIGGRGIVAPVLRARGVDLVVSMDLSRRQAAGAGGLPVAGDEEWLPFAPGGFDLVVASLSLHWVNDLPGALAQIRRAMAPDGLFLASLPALGTLQPLREALTAADSALRGGAAPRVSPFPELRDGAALLQRAGFALPVADLEEIALAYRDPLLLLRDLQAAGEGNAVLARDGRVPPRALFPTALAALPAGPQGVPATLRLLTLTGWSPGPDQPKAARRGSATARLADALGTVERKTGERPG, from the coding sequence ATGAGCGGATCGCCCCACCTCGTCTTCGACCGCGCCCTGCTGCGCCGCCGGCGCGACCGCGCCGCCGCCACGCAGCACCGGGTTGCCCCGGTGCTGGAGGCCGCGGCGGAGCGGCTGCTGGACCGGCTGGACGACACGACCCGCCGCTTCGCCCGAGCGCTGGACATCGGTGGGCGCGGCATCGTGGCGCCGGTCCTGCGCGCCCGCGGGGTGGATCTCGTCGTCTCGATGGACCTCTCCCGACGCCAGGCGGCCGGCGCCGGAGGGCTGCCGGTGGCCGGGGACGAGGAGTGGCTGCCCTTCGCGCCGGGCGGCTTCGACCTCGTGGTCGCCAGCCTCTCGCTCCACTGGGTGAACGACCTGCCGGGAGCCCTGGCCCAGATCCGGCGCGCCATGGCCCCCGACGGGCTCTTCCTGGCCAGCCTGCCGGCGCTCGGCACGCTGCAGCCCCTGCGGGAGGCCCTGACCGCCGCGGATTCCGCCCTGCGCGGCGGCGCGGCGCCCCGCGTCTCGCCCTTCCCCGAGCTGCGGGACGGCGCGGCCCTCCTCCAGCGCGCGGGCTTCGCCCTGCCCGTGGCGGATCTGGAGGAGATCGCCCTCGCCTACCGGGACCCGCTCCTGCTGTTGCGTGACCTTCAGGCAGCCGGGGAGGGCAACGCCGTGCTCGCGCGCGACGGACGCGTGCCGCCCCGCGCGCTCTTCCCGACGGCGCTCGCCGCCCTGCCGGCCGGCCCGCAGGGCGTGCCGGCCACCCTCAGGCTGCTCACGCTGACGGGATGGAGCCCCGGCCCCGACCAGCCGAAGGCCGCGCGCCGGGGCAGCGCGACCGCCCGGCTCGCGGACGCTCTCGGCACGGTGGAGAGGAAGACGGGCGAGCGCCCCGGCTGA
- the bcsD gene encoding cellulose biosynthesis protein BcsD, whose product MTAKADSRPDWEAFLRALLDTLDAHMPAEERAVLLRAIGAQMAALSPIPPEDTLSGLEARINERLSEPRWGTVSIALDSSGPALVLTHETAPLLETGQDSGSGWIGPVLEGLHAGWIAAQPGAEPEVQAQLVSAERDRFVLRYGA is encoded by the coding sequence ATGACTGCCAAGGCCGACTCCCGTCCGGACTGGGAGGCCTTCCTGCGCGCCCTGCTGGACACGCTGGACGCGCACATGCCCGCCGAGGAGCGCGCGGTGCTGCTGCGCGCGATCGGCGCGCAAATGGCCGCGCTCTCGCCGATCCCGCCGGAGGACACGCTCTCCGGGCTCGAGGCGCGGATCAACGAACGGCTGTCCGAGCCGCGCTGGGGCACCGTCTCCATCGCGCTCGACTCCAGCGGGCCGGCCCTTGTGCTGACGCACGAGACGGCGCCGCTGCTGGAAACCGGGCAGGACAGCGGGAGCGGCTGGATAGGCCCCGTCCTCGAGGGCCTGCACGCCGGCTGGATCGCGGCCCAGCCGGGCGCCGAGCCCGAGGTTCAGGCGCAGCTCGTCAGCGCGGAGCGGGACCGCTTCGTCCTCCGCTACGGCGCCTGA
- a CDS encoding cellulose synthase subunit BcsC-related outer membrane protein, translating to MTSLRHRLLAAAATAAVTAAPLAAVPALAQATGVQALMEQAGYWRAQGQPSRAVAALDRALASQPSNPDVLAAAALLQVELGQPATAQDLLGRLRGAAPDDARIAKVEAALNLVRERSAPAVVAQAREAGQQAMETGDPARAARAFEAALARDPADAAALGGLGVIRLRQGRADEAAGLLGRAAAVSPVEARRWAAPLEEAAFAAELAAARRYLGRGEAERAEAVLLRASRREAMDRAEAEALLGEMALRAGDLAEAEFRFRGAQLRRPALPTARDGLLETLRRANRIAEADALGRRAATEASPRAEALRAEAARTEDPEAAVALLRKAAEASTTPWARLDLARLLARQGRGAEGRALLEGGLPASPAPEVVLAAALFASDEGRVADAMRLLDRVPDRVRGPTGTRLLRSLRWQVEVASALSLDPAGQRAALLAMAGRPDPTGEAALLALRGLLRAGDRDGAAEAARLALAGNRGGDAATRIALAGAMADAGLTREGAELLMPLAADAGVSPAQRRQVVALGGPAGPRLAAAAPPAPIEAEPPRIYQGARDPRVAGRIAEAVLRRDPRNVEARLGATEAALLRRDVSTAEALVAEGRFLNASDPRISMAEAGLARVTGDRRRAQTALQLAADQRRAQIGAAAPYRRTVLAGSTAGDGQGSSFVPLDSNPASAARIGVTPTQLRESDDPLLSEIGRQLAEVNQETTGRVVPNFAFRSRTGERGLERLREYGGGVEAGMPLPGIGGELSARVQAVTLDSGSAGSSLNRARRFGTSAVALPGFGADIPSEQISEQAAAIAAGQAAALRPRDNSATGTSIGIAYARSGVTVDIGSTPLGFRESTVLGGVEVTPRLAENLQLRLRGERRSVTDSILSWGGVRDPLSGNTFGGVTRNTGVVQLEYYPGRFGGYAGGGYSYITGNGVADNQRWQAQGGVSYAIVRNPEQELVTGLDLLYFDYQKNLRYFTLGHGGYFSPQTYVAASVPLDWRERRGNFAYRLGGSVGVGYFRERGEAVFPDNPALQSLLVQQAAAAPTNTSVATRYGGQSSTNFVWGVRGDLEYALTPTLRVGLSGRYDKSADFQEGRALVYARYRFDP from the coding sequence ATGACCTCGCTTCGCCATCGCCTCCTCGCCGCGGCCGCGACGGCGGCCGTGACGGCGGCCCCGCTGGCCGCGGTGCCCGCACTGGCGCAGGCCACCGGGGTACAGGCGCTGATGGAGCAGGCCGGCTACTGGCGCGCGCAGGGGCAGCCCTCGCGGGCGGTCGCCGCGCTGGACCGGGCCCTGGCCTCCCAACCCTCGAACCCGGATGTGCTGGCAGCCGCGGCCCTGCTCCAGGTGGAACTAGGCCAGCCCGCGACCGCGCAGGACCTTCTCGGGCGGCTCCGCGGGGCCGCGCCGGACGACGCCAGGATCGCGAAGGTCGAGGCGGCCCTGAACCTTGTGCGGGAGCGGTCCGCGCCGGCCGTCGTCGCGCAGGCGCGCGAGGCCGGCCAGCAGGCCATGGAGACCGGCGATCCGGCGCGGGCCGCGCGCGCCTTCGAGGCCGCCCTGGCCCGGGATCCCGCGGATGCCGCCGCGCTGGGCGGGCTCGGCGTGATCCGCCTGCGGCAGGGGCGGGCCGACGAGGCCGCCGGGCTTCTCGGCCGCGCCGCCGCCGTGTCCCCGGTGGAGGCGCGCCGCTGGGCCGCCCCGCTCGAGGAGGCCGCCTTCGCGGCGGAGCTGGCCGCGGCGCGGCGCTATCTCGGGCGCGGCGAAGCGGAGCGCGCCGAGGCGGTGCTGCTGCGCGCGAGCCGGCGCGAGGCGATGGACCGCGCGGAGGCCGAGGCCCTGCTGGGCGAGATGGCCCTGCGCGCCGGCGACCTCGCGGAGGCCGAGTTCCGCTTCCGCGGCGCCCAGCTGCGCCGCCCCGCCCTGCCCACCGCCCGCGATGGGCTGCTGGAGACGCTGCGCCGCGCCAATCGGATCGCCGAGGCCGACGCGCTCGGCCGGCGGGCTGCCACCGAGGCCTCGCCGCGCGCCGAGGCGCTGCGGGCCGAGGCGGCGCGCACCGAGGACCCCGAGGCCGCGGTCGCGCTGCTGCGAAAGGCCGCGGAGGCCTCGACCACCCCCTGGGCGAGGCTCGACCTCGCCCGGCTTCTCGCCCGTCAGGGGCGCGGGGCAGAAGGGCGGGCGTTGCTGGAAGGCGGCCTGCCCGCCAGCCCGGCGCCGGAGGTCGTGCTCGCCGCCGCCCTCTTCGCCTCGGATGAGGGGCGCGTCGCCGATGCCATGCGTCTCCTGGACCGCGTGCCGGACCGGGTGCGCGGCCCGACCGGGACCCGTCTCCTCCGATCCCTCCGCTGGCAGGTGGAGGTCGCATCGGCGCTGTCCCTCGATCCGGCGGGGCAGCGCGCCGCGCTCCTCGCCATGGCGGGCCGGCCCGACCCCACCGGGGAGGCCGCGCTGCTGGCCCTGCGCGGTCTGCTGCGCGCGGGAGACCGCGACGGCGCGGCGGAGGCGGCGCGCCTGGCGCTGGCCGGGAACCGCGGGGGCGACGCCGCAACCCGGATCGCGCTGGCCGGGGCCATGGCCGATGCCGGCCTGACGCGCGAGGGCGCGGAGCTCTTGATGCCGCTCGCGGCCGATGCCGGCGTCTCGCCGGCGCAGCGCCGGCAGGTGGTGGCGTTGGGCGGGCCTGCCGGGCCGCGCCTTGCCGCCGCGGCGCCGCCCGCGCCGATCGAGGCCGAACCGCCGCGGATCTACCAGGGCGCGCGCGATCCGCGCGTGGCCGGGCGGATCGCCGAGGCGGTTCTCCGGCGCGATCCGCGCAACGTGGAGGCCCGGCTCGGCGCGACCGAGGCCGCGCTGCTGCGGCGGGACGTCAGCACCGCCGAGGCACTGGTCGCCGAGGGGCGGTTCCTGAACGCCAGCGACCCGCGCATCTCCATGGCGGAGGCCGGGCTCGCCCGCGTCACGGGGGATCGGCGCCGGGCGCAGACGGCGCTGCAGCTCGCGGCCGACCAGCGCCGCGCGCAGATCGGGGCCGCCGCGCCCTACCGGCGCACGGTCCTGGCGGGCTCCACGGCCGGGGACGGGCAGGGCTCCTCCTTCGTTCCGCTCGACTCCAACCCGGCGAGCGCTGCCCGGATCGGCGTGACGCCGACCCAGCTGCGCGAGTCCGACGATCCGCTGCTCAGCGAGATCGGCCGGCAGCTGGCCGAGGTGAACCAGGAGACGACCGGGCGGGTGGTGCCCAACTTCGCCTTCCGCTCCCGCACCGGCGAGCGCGGCCTGGAGCGGCTGCGCGAGTACGGCGGCGGCGTCGAGGCCGGGATGCCCCTGCCGGGCATCGGCGGCGAGCTGAGCGCCCGCGTGCAGGCCGTGACCCTTGATTCCGGCAGTGCCGGCAGCTCGCTGAACCGCGCGCGGCGCTTCGGCACAAGCGCCGTGGCCCTGCCGGGCTTCGGCGCGGACATCCCTTCCGAGCAGATCAGTGAGCAGGCTGCTGCGATTGCCGCCGGCCAGGCTGCCGCGCTGCGGCCGCGCGACAACTCGGCCACGGGCACCAGCATCGGTATCGCCTACGCGCGGAGCGGGGTGACGGTGGACATCGGCTCCACCCCGCTCGGCTTCCGGGAGAGCACGGTGCTCGGCGGCGTGGAGGTGACGCCGCGCCTGGCGGAGAACCTGCAGCTCCGCCTGCGGGGCGAGCGGCGCTCAGTGACCGACAGCATCCTCTCCTGGGGCGGCGTGCGGGACCCGCTGAGCGGGAACACCTTCGGCGGCGTCACGCGGAACACCGGCGTCGTGCAGCTGGAGTACTATCCCGGGCGGTTCGGCGGCTATGCCGGCGGCGGCTACTCCTACATCACCGGCAATGGCGTGGCGGACAACCAGCGCTGGCAGGCGCAGGGCGGCGTGAGCTACGCCATCGTCCGCAACCCCGAGCAGGAGCTCGTGACGGGGCTGGACCTTCTCTACTTCGACTACCAGAAGAACCTGCGCTACTTCACGCTCGGCCACGGCGGCTACTTCAGCCCGCAGACCTATGTCGCCGCCTCCGTTCCCCTGGACTGGCGCGAGCGGCGCGGCAACTTCGCCTACCGCCTGGGTGGCAGCGTCGGCGTGGGCTACTTCCGGGAGCGGGGCGAGGCCGTCTTCCCGGACAACCCCGCCCTCCAGAGCCTGCTGGTGCAGCAGGCCGCCGCAGCCCCCACAAACACCAGCGTCGCCACGCGCTACGGCGGCCAGAGCTCTACGAACTTCGTCTGGGGCGTGCGGGGTGATCTCGAGTACGCGCTCACGCCCACGCTGCGCGTGGGCCTCTCGGGCCGTTACGACAAGTCCGCCGATTTCCAGGAGGGGCGGGCCCTTGTCTACGCCCGCTACCGCTTTGACCCGTGA